The nucleotide sequence TTTTTTCAACGATTTACATGGATTGCCAGCACAAACTATCCAGTCCGGGACATCTTTGGTAACAACGGATCTGGCTCCAACAACTGCCCCCTCACCAATCGTAACGCCCGGACAAATAAAACTTTGTGCACACACCCAGGCCTGGTCTCCAACATAAATTGGCTTGGCATAAAGTTGAAAATTGCGACTTTCATAGTCATGAGAACCACTACATAAATAAGTTCCCTGCGAAATAACAACTCTTTTTCCTAGGTGGATAGTAGCCATTGAGTAGCAGATAACATCATCAGCCATACCAGAGTAGTCTTCCATAACTAAGTTCCAAGGGGCCCAAACCTTAGCGCTGGGATAAACATGGCAATGCTTACCAATTTTGGCTCCAAATAGACGGAGTAATTGCGATCTCCATTCGTGTAAAGGTCGCGGTGAAAACCGAAATAATAGCTGGTAAAATATATTCCAAATTAATCGAAGTAGCCGATTTCTAAGTGAAAAGCTAGGTTGTGTATAAGGATCATTACTTGTAAGCGTATCACTCATATATAGTTATGCTGAAATTCAATTCATTCACTTATTCTAGGTTAAGTACTTAAAAAGTACAAAAATTATAATTTTTATAAAATTCTATTTCAACTCAAGATTTTAATCTCAGCCTCAGTTTGTCTAATCTAATTGTCCAAACTTTAGGGTTTTCTTAAATATTTTTAAGGATTTTAAATCTCAGTATTCAATTGTGTTTTAGCCTTGGACATCACAATTTATTGGAGCATTGTATTATGGTTCAAGAAGACAGGACTGGATGGTTTTTAGAAATGATTCTGTGGCCTGGTGAATTTCAAACCGAGATATAAAACAGGCCTGGGCATTTTGACACATTTGTAATTTCTGCTCATTAGGAAGATTAATCCATCGAGATAAAAGCTCTATAGTGCCTGCTAATGTATCTGGAGCAACAAACCCGGCTTGGTCTGCTTCAATTTCTTGCCAGATGTTAATTTGATCCGAAATTAATACAGGTAACTGACAGGCTAAAGCCTCTACAACAGCTAGACCAAAGTTTTCTTGGTGGGAAGGTAAACAAAAAACTTCGGCGCTTTGAAATGCTCCCCACTTTAAATCTCCCTCTAACATTCCCGTCCAAGTGATGCGACCTGCAATGCCCAAACTTTTAGCTAGCTCCTCTAACTGAGATTGCCATCCTGTTTGGTTGGGGCCAGCCATTACTAAATGTAATCTCTCATCGTGTTCACAAATTCTAGCAAAGGCCTGGATGAGTAAATCACAGCCTTTTTTAATATGAATCCGGCTTAAGAAAAGGACTAATCTTTTATGGAGTAAATGAGGGAATTTTTGAAAAAATAAATGTGATTGAAGAATTGATTCTTTCCTGGGAGCAGCAGTACCATAGGCGACAACTTTCTCTCGGCATTGATAAAGCCAAAATGATTGTCGAGCGAGATTTTTTTCGGCTTCAGATGTAAAAAAGACAGCCTTGGCATCTCGTAGAACTTGATAGTCTCCCCAGGGCCAGTACAGCCATTTTTTCAGATGTTTTAATGGATAGGTGCGCTTAAACCAAGGATCTAGCATTCCATGAGTAAACACAAAATAAGGAACCGAACTACGATGCAAAGCCAGCCAAGTTCCAAAACTATTGAACTGCCAAATGCCATTGACAATTACACAATCGTAATTCACCGCATTCCTTTTTAACCAAGGAACCAGTCTAGGACTATATCCATAACCAGTTAGGCCTGGGCCAAGAGGATAAACCTTCAGCGGGAAGTTGACTAAAAAGTCTCCATTAGGTGCATCTAAACTGACAATTTCGATAAGATGTCCCCACTGCTTAAGGACAAAACTACGAGCAATAACTCCGGAAATTGGACCGCCACCTTTGGGGTTAACTGAGCGAATACAGTGAAGGATTTTCATGTTGTTTTGTAAACAAACGTAATCATACTGTCTGCAACTTTTTATTGAGTTGTTTACTTAAACTTGATCATCAATAATTTTTTGATACAGTTCCAGATATTCATTTATCATTCTTTTTGTAGTAAATTTTTTTGTATTTTCATACCCTTCCCTAATCATTTGTTCTCGAGTTTGTTGATTATGTATTGCTTTTTCAAGTAATCGCGCCAACTCATTCTCATTCTCAGCAGGTGCTGTCAATGTTCCGCAAGCAGCAACTTCTGCTAGGGAACCATTATTACTACACACAACCGGACATCCGCAAGCCTGAGCTTCAATCACTGGCCAACCGAAGCCTTCATCAAGAGATGGAAATAATAGGGCCTGGGCGGCTGAATATAAGGCTTCAAGTTGTTCATTGGTGGGTTTGATACATTCAATTACTTTTTCTTTTAGTTCCAATTCATGAATATATTGCTTTAAAGAGTTTGATAATGGCTTGCCTGCTAACACCAGTTTAACTTGAGACGCTGGATTCTGTTTAAGGTAAAGAGAATAAATTCGGAGCAAGCCTGGGCGATTTTTATACCACTTCTCATCACCAATATGAAGAATAAAAGGGAATAGGGTTAAGTAAGATAGTTCACTTAATCGATATTGAATATTTTCTTTTTCAATCTTATGATAATCAAAGTTCTGTCCAGAGTAAATTACCTGTGTTTGAAAATAATTTAATTTGACTATCGATATCAAGGCTTGTCGGGTTGCTTCAGAGACACAAACAGCAAACTTTACTTGTGATAAAGCATTGACAATCAAATCCTGAAATATACGACCACTTCTTAATGTAGGATTCTCCGGAACTAGACCTAATGCAGAACGTATAGCTAATAAGTCATGACATGTTACTAAGTGCTTTTTATGTTTGATATACGGGATAAGCATGGCATTTCCATGATCGCAAAGATGAATAATATCTGCCTTTATATAAAATAGTTTTAGTGAGAATAGAAAAAATTTATCAATGTATCCTAACCATTTACCTAAACCTTGATGAGGCTTACCAAAACGACCCAAAATTATTGGTGGATGAATAAGTTTAACATCATGACCAATATCCTGATAATTTTTGTAGAGTAAGCGAGCAAAACGTAACATACTCTCTTGTCCGTCAGGGATATAGTTACTAATGAGGACAATTTTCATGCTAGTGTTCTACACATAAATTGATAATTACAGAACTGAATCTACCATGCGTTTTGCAATTTCCTTGAGAGGTGTTTGGGCCTGCCAATTGAGTTTTGCGGCTGCTTTGGCTGGGTTACCACAGCTGTAGGCAATATCTGTTGGACGAAATAGATCAGGGTCACTGATCACATGCTCTTGCCAATCCAGATTCAAGTACTCAAAAACATAGGTAATAAATTGTTCCAATGAGTGACTCTTTCCAGTAGCAATCACATAATCTTCTGGTTCAGCTTGCTGTAGCATTTTGTACATAGCCTGGACATATTCAGGTGCCCACCCCCAATCACGCACAATCTTTAGGTTACCTAATCTTAGTTTTCCTGATGTTCCACGAGTAATATCGCAAGCAGACTGAACAATTTTCTGCGTGACAAATCGCTTGGGGCGAAGGGGTGACTCGTGATTAAATAAAATCCCTGAACAAGCATAAAGATGATAAGCCTCACGATAATTTGCAACCTGCCAAAATGCAGCAGACTTAGCTACAGCATAGGGGCTGCGAGGCCGAAAGGGGGTTATTTCATTTGCAGGGAATTGATCAGTATCTCCAAAACATTCACTAGAACCTGCATTGTAGAGCTTGATTTCTGGGTTAAAAAAGCGAATAGCCTCCAATAAATTAAGAGTTCCCAAGGAAATACTCTCCATTGTCTCTACAGGTTGCTCAAAAGACAAGCCAACTGATGTTTGTCCAGCTAGGTTGTAGATTTCATCAGGCTGTACCCGACTCAAAACTTGTAAAACACTTCTAAAGTCATTCAGTGACATAGAGTATAAACAAACTTTATCTTTTATGCCCAACTTAACCAGATTACCAAGTGTGCTAATTTGAGCATCACGAGAGGTTCCAAAAACTTTATAACCTTTATTTAATAAAAGTTGAGCTAGATATGATCCATCTTGACCAGCTATTCCACAGACTAAAGCATGTTTCATAAGGTCTTAGAATCAACCTGTATAGCTCTGAGTTCATCATACCTTTCCTCATTCATATTGTTTAGAGCAGCTAGGCATAATCCCCCCCCTAAAGCCACAAATCCTAGGGTTGTTGGTTGACCAATCTGCCCATTGAGAATGCCAGGTGCAGCAAATAAAAAGAGTAAAAGCGGCAAGGAATTACCAATTGCACTAGCTTTAAGAGACAACCAAGCCATATTCAAAAGAATTAGGACCCTTAAGAGAATGAACACAAAGCCAAAGTAGATGCCAGATTCTAAAACCACCCTGGACCACTCTCCTTCTGCCAATAAGAAAGTTGCCTCACCTGTTAAAAAAATAGAGGCAAAATTAGTTCCC is from Synechococcus sp. PCC 6312 and encodes:
- a CDS encoding WcaF family extracellular polysaccharide biosynthesis acetyltransferase produces the protein MSDTLTSNDPYTQPSFSLRNRLLRLIWNIFYQLLFRFSPRPLHEWRSQLLRLFGAKIGKHCHVYPSAKVWAPWNLVMEDYSGMADDVICYSMATIHLGKRVVISQGTYLCSGSHDYESRNFQLYAKPIYVGDQAWVCAQSFICPGVTIGEGAVVGARSVVTKDVPDWIVCAGNPCKSLKKRIIREY
- a CDS encoding glycosyltransferase, with protein sequence MKILHCIRSVNPKGGGPISGVIARSFVLKQWGHLIEIVSLDAPNGDFLVNFPLKVYPLGPGLTGYGYSPRLVPWLKRNAVNYDCVIVNGIWQFNSFGTWLALHRSSVPYFVFTHGMLDPWFKRTYPLKHLKKWLYWPWGDYQVLRDAKAVFFTSEAEKNLARQSFWLYQCREKVVAYGTAAPRKESILQSHLFFQKFPHLLHKRLVLFLSRIHIKKGCDLLIQAFARICEHDERLHLVMAGPNQTGWQSQLEELAKSLGIAGRITWTGMLEGDLKWGAFQSAEVFCLPSHQENFGLAVVEALACQLPVLISDQINIWQEIEADQAGFVAPDTLAGTIELLSRWINLPNEQKLQMCQNAQACFISRFEIHQATESFLKTIQSCLLEP
- a CDS encoding glycosyltransferase family 1 protein; its protein translation is MKIVLISNYIPDGQESMLRFARLLYKNYQDIGHDVKLIHPPIILGRFGKPHQGLGKWLGYIDKFFLFSLKLFYIKADIIHLCDHGNAMLIPYIKHKKHLVTCHDLLAIRSALGLVPENPTLRSGRIFQDLIVNALSQVKFAVCVSEATRQALISIVKLNYFQTQVIYSGQNFDYHKIEKENIQYRLSELSYLTLFPFILHIGDEKWYKNRPGLLRIYSLYLKQNPASQVKLVLAGKPLSNSLKQYIHELELKEKVIECIKPTNEQLEALYSAAQALLFPSLDEGFGWPVIEAQACGCPVVCSNNGSLAEVAACGTLTAPAENENELARLLEKAIHNQQTREQMIREGYENTKKFTTKRMINEYLELYQKIIDDQV
- a CDS encoding GDP-mannose 4,6-dehydratase, with translation MKHALVCGIAGQDGSYLAQLLLNKGYKVFGTSRDAQISTLGNLVKLGIKDKVCLYSMSLNDFRSVLQVLSRVQPDEIYNLAGQTSVGLSFEQPVETMESISLGTLNLLEAIRFFNPEIKLYNAGSSECFGDTDQFPANEITPFRPRSPYAVAKSAAFWQVANYREAYHLYACSGILFNHESPLRPKRFVTQKIVQSACDITRGTSGKLRLGNLKIVRDWGWAPEYVQAMYKMLQQAEPEDYVIATGKSHSLEQFITYVFEYLNLDWQEHVISDPDLFRPTDIAYSCGNPAKAAAKLNWQAQTPLKEIAKRMVDSVL